A segment of the Acidobacteriota bacterium genome:
TCATCCTTGCCAGTTCCTCCTCCGCCTTCACCGTCTATCGGAGGAAGAAGCTCGTCGACTACCTCCTCGCCCTCATCCTCGCTTCTTTCTCCGCCTTCGGCTCCTTTCTCGGCGGTTTCTACTCGGGAAGGTTTAGCGGTAGCTCCCTCTCCTTTCTTTTTGCAGTAGTGGTTGGGACAAGCGGGATCATTATGTTCCTTTCTCCAGAGGAGAGAAGGGGAGGAGTATCGTTCACTCATTGGTGTATAAGGAGAGAGATGGGTGAAGATAGCTATGGGGTCAACCTACCGCTTGCCATTCCCCTCGCCTTCCTCATCGGGATGGCGGCAGCGATGATCGGGATAGGCGGTGGGGCGTTGATGGTTCCGATGATGGTTTTGATCTTCCGGGTGCCGATAAAGATCGCCATAGGAAGCTCTTCCCTCATAGCTCTCCTCACCACCTTGCTCGGCTTTGCTGGCCACTTTGCTGCCGGACACTTCGAACCTAAACTTGCCTTATTCTTAGCCCTCTCCGCCTTTCTTGGAGGGCAGTTAGGACCACGGATAATCATCCGGATCGAGCGGAAAAAGGCAAAGAGGTTTTCCGGGATCTTGCTTACCGGATTAGCCGTTTGGATGGGGATACGGGCTTTCCT
Coding sequences within it:
- a CDS encoding sulfite exporter TauE/SafE family protein, whose protein sequence is MALLVISGIAIFFIAMISSAFGIGGGAFYTPLQVLLGIEFHKATATTMLIILASSSSAFTVYRRKKLVDYLLALILASFSAFGSFLGGFYSGRFSGSSLSFLFAVVVGTSGIIMFLSPEERRGGVSFTHWCIRREMGEDSYGVNLPLAIPLAFLIGMAAAMIGIGGGALMVPMMVLIFRVPIKIAIGSSSLIALLTTLLGFAGHFAAGHFEPKLALFLALSAFLGGQLGPRIIIRIERKKAKRFSGILLTGLAVWMGIRAFL